GCCGCGGAATTTGTATCCTGTGCAGATTTTTACCGTTTCCAGACCGGTCATTACATCCAGGGAGTTCAGGGAAAGACCTGTAATCCCGCTCACACGACGTGCGTGACGAACAACGACACTATCGAACCAGCCAACGCGACGCGGACGTCCAGTTACAGTACCGTACTCATGTCCGGTCTCACGAATTTGATCACCGATCGCATCATGCAGTTCTGTCGGGAAAGGACCATCTCCTACACGTGTTGTGTAGGCTTTAGCCACACCGATAACCTGCTGAATACGGGCTGGGCCAACGCCCGAACCGATACATACGCCGCCTGCTGACGGATTGGATGAAGTAACAAATGGATAAGTTCCTTGATCAAGATCCAACATAACGCCTTGTGCGCCTTCGAACAATACTTTTTTGTCCTCATCGATGTATTCGTTGAGCACAACTGATGTATCACGCACATAAGGACGCAGAATTTCTGCGTATCCCAGGTAATCTTTCAGAATTTCTTCTACATCTACAGGCTCGCCGCCATAGACCTGCTCGATTACACGGTTTTTTTCTTTTACCAAATGACGCAGTTTCAGTTCGAACTCCTCCGCATCAAGCAGATCAACCATACGAATACCGATACGAGCTGATTTGTCCATGTAACATGGGCCAATTCCCTTGCCTGTTGTACCGATTTTGTTCGGGCCTTTGCTCTCTTCTTCCAATGCATCCAATACCATGTGATATGGCAGGATGATGTGTGCGCGTTCGCTGATGGACAGGTTTTTGGTCGTAAAGTCATTGTCATGAATATAGTTAATTTCTTCGATGAGTGCCTTCGGGTTGATAACCATACCGTTACCAATTACACATGCTTTGTCTGTGTAGAAGATACCCGATGGAATCATCGTCAATTTATATTTTTTGTTATCGATCAGAATCGTGTGTCCTGCATTGTTACCACCTTGGTAACGAGCAACCACGTCTGCGGATTCCGCCAAATAATCCGTAATCTTGCCTTTACCTTCGTCTCCCCATTGCGTTCCCACTACAACTACCGTTGACATAGTACATACCTCCGTGGGTGCCTTGCGCACCTTTGTATTGGTCTGTCCGTCCTCTATCTCGGCAGGAATTTGAAGTGAAATTACCAGCGGAGAAGCGTGCTAACGGACAGTGAAAATCCCCCTCGGTTTACATCCAAGGGAAGGTTTTCGCTGCTTTAACGCAGCAGTACTAGTGTACCAGTCCCTTTTTTCAAAGTCAAATCAAATGGCGAACAATTAGATATAGTCAAACTCTAATGTTCGGAATTGACTCCATATTGCGACGCAAAAAACCGGCGAAGCCAGTCAAATCTTGCTTGACAGCTAACCCCGGTTACTCGCTACGCGTTTAAATCCAACGCTATATGTCGTATTCACAACGTATTTATGAGTTCATATGATCTAATGGTTGATGCCGGGGACAGACGATTTCACTTCCCTATCGAAGCAGTCTGTGCCTGTCCCCTACATGGCAAAGGCATCATTATGTGCCCGCTCGTAGTTAACGAATTTATTAAAGTTTTTCAGGAAGACCAGTTCCACCGTACCCACCGGACCATTACGCTGTTTGGCGATAATAATCTCGATAATGTTTTTCTTCTCGGTTTCCTGGTTATAGTAGTCATCCCGGTACAGGAACGCAACGATGTCGGCATCTTGCTCGATCGAACCCGATTCCCGCAAGTCACTCATCATCGGACGTTTATCCTGACGTTGCTCTACACCCCGGCTCAGCTGAGACAGGGCAATAACCGGAACTTCCAGTTCCCGGCCAATCTGTTTCAGGGTACGTGAGATCTCGGATACCTCTTGTTGACGGTTCTCGCCGGCTTTACCACGTCCACTAATCAGTTGAAGGTAGTCGATCAGAATCATGCCAAGGCCTTTCTCTTTCTTGAGACGACGGCATTTAGCACGAATGTCAGCTACGGTGATCCCTGGTGTATCGTCAATGTAGATATTAGCTTCGTTCAAGGCTGCAATGCCCATCGTCAGCTTTTGCCAATCTTCATCACCTTTAAAGTCACCCATACGCATGACACCCGCATCCAGATTGGCCTCTGCACAGATCATACGCTGTACGAGCTGTGCGGCTGACATCTCCAGACTGAATATCGCAACTGTCTCCTGCGCCCGAATGGCTACATTCTGAGCGATATTCAGGGCGAAGGCGGTCTTACCTACAGATGGACGTGCCGCTACAATAATCAAGTCACTCCGCTGGAATCCGGCGGTCATCTTGTCCAGATCGATGAACCCGGACGGAATGCCCGTTGTGGTGCCCTTGTTCTGATGCAACGTCTCCACACGGTCGAATACTTCCATCAGAACATCCTGAATGGCTATAAAACCGCTACTGGAACGTCGGTTGGAAATCTCCAGAATGCGCCGCTCTGCTTCTCCAAGCATAGCCGCGACATCCTCACCGCCCGTGTATCCTTCACTCACAATTTGCGTAGCTGTACGAATCAGGCGACGCAGCATGGATTTCTCTTCGATAATCTGAGCGTAATAATCCACGTTCGCGGCAGTCGGAACACCATGAGCCAGCTTCGCCAGATAACTGACGCCGCCGATGTCCTCAAGCTCGCCTTTATCCTTCAGTAGCGAAGTCAGTGTCACGAGGTCAATCGGTTGATTTCCCTCGCCAAGCTGGATCATCGCTTCAAAAATTAATTGATGGCGTTTATCATAGAAATCCTCGGTTTGCACCCGTTCCATCGCTGTAATCAGGGCTTCGCCCTGCAACAGGATTGCACCCAGCACGGCCTGTTCGGCTTCCAGGTTCTGTGGGGGAATCCGGTCGAATAACATTTCGCCGCCCATCTTACTCCTCCGTTACCTGTACCTTCAAGGTAGCCTTCACTTCAGGGTGAACCTTGACGGTGACTTGCGTTACGCCGAGTGTGCGAATAGGCTCGTCCAGTTCAATTTTGCGTTTGTCGACTTTCAGACCTTTCGCTGCCAGAGCTTCTGCGATTTGTTTGCTCGTGATTGCACCGAACAGACGGCCGCCTTCGCCGGATTTTGCTTTCAGTTCAGTCACTTCAGCTTCAAGCTTTTTAGCCAGAGCTTCCGCTTCTGCTTTCTCTTCCTGCTTACGTCTGTCTTCCGCTGCCTTCTGGTTGTCCAGTGTTTTCATATTTCCGTCTGTTGCTGGACGTGCGATTCCCCGTGGCAGAAGAAAGTTCTGTGCGTATCCCTCGGACACTTCCTTCACTTGTCCTTTTTTGCCTTGACCCTTCATATCTTTTATAAAAATGACTTTCATTCGAACAAACCCTCTTCCTTTTCGATTTCAGCCAGTACGTTCGTCAGCCGTTTTTCCGCCTCTCCAAGCGTTCCTTCAAGCTGCACGGCAGCATTCGTTAAATGTCCGCCACCGCCCAGTCGTTCCATGACCACCTGAACATTCATGCGCCCCAGCGATCTCGCGCTGATGCCAATCAGTCCATCCGGGCGTTCACTAATGACAAATGAAGCGACCACGTCGGTCATATTAAGCAATGTGTCCGCCACTTGGGCGATCATCATCTGTGGAATCTTGTTGCCAGGGTCCGTGACCGCCAGCGCAATGTTCCCGTATACCATTTTAGCATGCTTTATGATTTCTGCCTTAGCAATATATTCTGACAGATCTTCTTTCATAAGCCGCTGGATCATAATGGTGTCTGCACCACTGCGACGCAGGAAGCCTGCCGCTTCAAACGTTCTCGATCCCGTATGGAGTGCAAAATGCTTCGTATCCACCGTAATCCCGGCTAATAACGCCGTCGCTTCCAGTGGAGTGAATTGTACCTTGTCATGAATATATTGGAGAAGCTCAGTCACCAATTCTGCTGCCGAAGAAGCATATGGTTCCAGATAGATCAGAACTGCATCGTTAATGAATTCTTCACCCCGACGGTGGTGATCCACAACCACGACACGCGTAGCGGATTGAACCAGCTTCGGCTCCATTGTCATGGATGCCTTATGTGTATCGACAACAACAAGCAGCGTATGCTCCGTCATCATCTGGGTTGCCTGTTCCGGCGACACAAAGGCTTTGGACAGCTTCTCATCCTTATTCACCTGTTCCATCATGCGTTCAATGGAAGGGTTGGGTCCATCCAGTACAATTCGTGCCTCCACATTGTACAGACTCGCCGCTTTCCATACCCCAATAGACGCGCCAATCGCATCCATATCAGGCATTTTGTGACCCATGATAATCACTCGGTCACTCTCCTGCATCAGATCACGCAATGCATGTGCGATAACCCGAGCTCTTACCCGAGTACGTTTCTCCACCGCGTTGGACTTTCCACCGTAAAAGGACAACCGCTGTCCAGATTTTACGGCAGCCTGATCACCACCACGGCCAAGTGCCATATCCAAACTGGACTGAGCCAATTCTCCCATCTCACTGATGGTATCCGAGCCAAATGCCAGTCCAACACTTAGTGTCATCGGCACCTTAAGATCAGCCGTCATCTCCCGGACTTCATCCAGGATGACAAATCGGCTCTGCTCCAGTTCCTGCAAAGACTTATAATTCAACATCATGAGATAACGATCAGAAGAGAGGCGGCGCAGGTATACCTCATACCGTTTCGCCCAAGACGTAATCTCGCTTGTTACACGGGCAATCAGCGCAGTCCGCTGCTGGTCGTCCATGCCCTGGGCTGCTTCGTCCAGGTTGTCGAGAACCAGAATGCCCAGTGCCATGCGTTCATTCTCATATTTATCACGAAGAATGGCTAGCTCCGTAATCTCGTAAACATATACATACCGCTCTTGCGGATTATGAATAACTCCATAATATCGATCATCCAATTGGAATTCGTCGTGAAGCTCCTTAGACGGCTCCTTGGTCCCATCCTTTTTTTCCTTCGGTTGAGGAAGTTTGGGAAACAAATTTTGCAGCGGATTACCTACCATCGTCTTCTCTTGGAACATGTCCGCGACGAAGCGATTATGCCACTCTACGGTACGATCTTCGCTGTACAGCACAATACCGAATGGGAGCATGCTGACCGCTTCCCCCTCCATTCGTTTGATCCGAATGGAAAGGCCATTAATGTAGTCGTTAAGCTCACGACGGAACGCGAGCTCCGCCTTAATCATGACGATTCCCAGCGCCGAAGCCAGTATCAGACTAATCAAACCAAGCGTCCAGTTGTAGATGGTCACGAACATAACAAGCAGAAGCAGCAGTATGAACGCCCATACGGTATAGTAGCCGTGCCAGCGTTTCTTCAGAAATTTAGGCATGACTCATCACCCTATCGTTTTGGTTTCGATATTGCCTCGCGAAGCGGGAACGCCAGATCGATAATCCCGATAATCCGCAGCGGTCCAATGAAGAAGACTGCTGCCGCCAGCAAATACGGTACAACCGGATTCCATTTCTTTGCATGTGAGAGAAAGAAGAAGAATCCGATGGCTTGAATCATGAAGCCCAAATTGATTAGAGGCGACAAGTTCATGGCGATCATGGTCCAGTACGTTCCGTCACTCTGCCTGGATATCACTTCGAACAACAATGCCAGGAAGTAATACCAGATCAGGGCACGCGGCATACGCCATTCACGCGCAGGTGGAAATTTCGGTACAACCACGCCCATTACGTTTAGAATCGGACGTGCAATGAGATGTGTGATTAGAGCCATGACCAGAGACGTGACCACCAAGGCGAATGGAATCATAAGCTGCGTCTGTCTTGCGACATCCTGAGTCATTTCAGGTGTCCATACAAACCCATTTACCATCTGACTGGATGTATTCGTCAGGGGTTCAATCGTCAATCTGACCACATCATCAATATAACTCGACAAATCAAATTGGAAGATTACACTTCCAATCAACAGGAGCAACAGATACTCGGCCAGCATGGCTCCACTTCCTGCCATTAGGGCGAACAGGGCCGATTTCTTTTTCTTGTAAGCATTGCCCATAACAATGGCGGGCAGGGTGAACAAAAGCAGTAATAACAAATAAATCGGACTAAATATGACCAAAATGATCGCCACTGGGACGAGATGCCATATAAATGATTTTACCGGTAATGAAGCAAACAAAATAACTCCAGGTATCATCATGAAAAATATGGCCAAAACCGATAAAGGAGTTAACAGCGAAAGTAGCAAGAGCAGATAAACTACGCTCCAGACAGCTGATTTAAAGCTAAATTTCAACAAATTCACCTCTTACGCATGTGATCTTCTAGCGCGGAAATATCTTGGTACCAATCTTCCAACTGGTGACCTTCCTGTTTATGCTTTTTCAATTTCTCAACAAGCAGTGCATCCAGATCCTTGAAAGGAATACCGAGCCTGCGGCCCAATATGTAACTACTCATCATCAAACTGGCGAGACTGTCCCCGATTCGGGTTGTACTGCCTTCCCATAACGCTTTGAATAATCGGGATACCTGATCAAGCACTTCGGTTTTAAGCCATTCAATCACTTTAGCGCGTTTGGCTACATCCAGTTCTTTAGGCATATTGGCGAAAGTCACTCTCCCCCGAAAAAGCTTTATTCTCCATTATAGCATAAAAAGGGGGGCCGCAAAATTACCCCAAAAAGCGGAGAAGTCCTCCGAAACTTATCTCAGGTACTTTGCGGGGACCCCGTACAACGAATTCGTATTTTATCTTGTCGAAAATTCATTTAAGTTCGCTCTTGTTCAGCTCTTCTTAAGTTTAACATGATACCGGACGGCTGTGATTATCCACGCAGTTGCATCAATATCGAATTTTGTTTCGACTTACTTCACTTTCATGGATTCCTTGGCTACAATACCCTCGCAATACTCAATAATCTGACTCCGTCTTACGATCCCGATGAAGCGCTCCATATCATCGACAACCGGCACAAAGTTCTGCACTTTCGCCAGATTAATCAAATCCTCCATGTTGGCTTCAATGGATACCGGTTTGATATCCAGCCGAAGTGGAACGTCCTTAAGCAGGAATT
This window of the Paenibacillus marchantiae genome carries:
- the dnaB gene encoding replicative DNA helicase, with the translated sequence MGGEMLFDRIPPQNLEAEQAVLGAILLQGEALITAMERVQTEDFYDKRHQLIFEAMIQLGEGNQPIDLVTLTSLLKDKGELEDIGGVSYLAKLAHGVPTAANVDYYAQIIEEKSMLRRLIRTATQIVSEGYTGGEDVAAMLGEAERRILEISNRRSSSGFIAIQDVLMEVFDRVETLHQNKGTTTGIPSGFIDLDKMTAGFQRSDLIIVAARPSVGKTAFALNIAQNVAIRAQETVAIFSLEMSAAQLVQRMICAEANLDAGVMRMGDFKGDEDWQKLTMGIAALNEANIYIDDTPGITVADIRAKCRRLKKEKGLGMILIDYLQLISGRGKAGENRQQEVSEISRTLKQIGRELEVPVIALSQLSRGVEQRQDKRPMMSDLRESGSIEQDADIVAFLYRDDYYNQETEKKNIIEIIIAKQRNGPVGTVELVFLKNFNKFVNYERAHNDAFAM
- a CDS encoding DUF2232 domain-containing protein → MKFSFKSAVWSVVYLLLLLSLLTPLSVLAIFFMMIPGVILFASLPVKSFIWHLVPVAIILVIFSPIYLLLLLLFTLPAIVMGNAYKKKKSALFALMAGSGAMLAEYLLLLLIGSVIFQFDLSSYIDDVVRLTIEPLTNTSSQMVNGFVWTPEMTQDVARQTQLMIPFALVVTSLVMALITHLIARPILNVMGVVVPKFPPAREWRMPRALIWYYFLALLFEVISRQSDGTYWTMIAMNLSPLINLGFMIQAIGFFFFLSHAKKWNPVVPYLLAAAVFFIGPLRIIGIIDLAFPLREAISKPKR
- a CDS encoding DHH family phosphoesterase, whose translation is MPKFLKKRWHGYYTVWAFILLLLLVMFVTIYNWTLGLISLILASALGIVMIKAELAFRRELNDYINGLSIRIKRMEGEAVSMLPFGIVLYSEDRTVEWHNRFVADMFQEKTMVGNPLQNLFPKLPQPKEKKDGTKEPSKELHDEFQLDDRYYGVIHNPQERYVYVYEITELAILRDKYENERMALGILVLDNLDEAAQGMDDQQRTALIARVTSEITSWAKRYEVYLRRLSSDRYLMMLNYKSLQELEQSRFVILDEVREMTADLKVPMTLSVGLAFGSDTISEMGELAQSSLDMALGRGGDQAAVKSGQRLSFYGGKSNAVEKRTRVRARVIAHALRDLMQESDRVIIMGHKMPDMDAIGASIGVWKAASLYNVEARIVLDGPNPSIERMMEQVNKDEKLSKAFVSPEQATQMMTEHTLLVVVDTHKASMTMEPKLVQSATRVVVVDHHRRGEEFINDAVLIYLEPYASSAAELVTELLQYIHDKVQFTPLEATALLAGITVDTKHFALHTGSRTFEAAGFLRRSGADTIMIQRLMKEDLSEYIAKAEIIKHAKMVYGNIALAVTDPGNKIPQMMIAQVADTLLNMTDVVASFVISERPDGLIGISARSLGRMNVQVVMERLGGGGHLTNAAVQLEGTLGEAEKRLTNVLAEIEKEEGLFE
- a CDS encoding MazG-like family protein: MPKELDVAKRAKVIEWLKTEVLDQVSRLFKALWEGSTTRIGDSLASLMMSSYILGRRLGIPFKDLDALLVEKLKKHKQEGHQLEDWYQDISALEDHMRKR
- a CDS encoding adenylosuccinate synthase, which encodes MSTVVVVGTQWGDEGKGKITDYLAESADVVARYQGGNNAGHTILIDNKKYKLTMIPSGIFYTDKACVIGNGMVINPKALIEEINYIHDNDFTTKNLSISERAHIILPYHMVLDALEEESKGPNKIGTTGKGIGPCYMDKSARIGIRMVDLLDAEEFELKLRHLVKEKNRVIEQVYGGEPVDVEEILKDYLGYAEILRPYVRDTSVVLNEYIDEDKKVLFEGAQGVMLDLDQGTYPFVTSSNPSAGGVCIGSGVGPARIQQVIGVAKAYTTRVGDGPFPTELHDAIGDQIRETGHEYGTVTGRPRRVGWFDSVVVRHARRVSGITGLSLNSLDVMTGLETVKICTGYKFRGEVITHYPASLKMLAECEAVYEELPGWSEDITAAKKLEDLPVNTQNYVKRVSELTGIPIAIFSVGRNREQTNQVLPIYE
- the rplI gene encoding 50S ribosomal protein L9, which codes for MKVIFIKDMKGQGKKGQVKEVSEGYAQNFLLPRGIARPATDGNMKTLDNQKAAEDRRKQEEKAEAEALAKKLEAEVTELKAKSGEGGRLFGAITSKQIAEALAAKGLKVDKRKIELDEPIRTLGVTQVTVKVHPEVKATLKVQVTEE